Proteins encoded together in one Diabrotica undecimpunctata isolate CICGRU chromosome 3, icDiaUnde3, whole genome shotgun sequence window:
- the LOC140436598 gene encoding uncharacterized protein, whose translation MAPRKKQNSRKRKSLDENKNESVTVSKNLSQKYIENINVTFDEIKEADYVQKVYNNKIDNNFVEDSSAVLHSCQLCCKIFSVQKDYKNHMKKCSNSNFHISNVKFNSTNDSTETLTETAPIQDDSTIVSQNRNNFYPCQNCIKVFPSENTYKSHMNQCIKKNNLRDKEIISTRTKESDNSRCQSPYTGSDKLNDVSGTTEIIEEPMTKQPKYDISIYDYDEVDSEDDTPKVTKDTKCKFCDFIAETPMELLKHKREFHTATRYILPVHEIRKYFDYPDRSFCPICEQPVKTKNFRSIFIRHLLIHAPGLSFQCRICKKRFRRLDHMKAHEKRHVLTYAELQALQENVNNDKPTEDIMISE comes from the coding sequence ATGGCACccagaaaaaaacaaaacagtCGTAAGAGAAAATCTCTGgatgaaaacaaaaatgaaaGTGTAACAGTCTCTAAAAACTTATCCCAAAAATATATCGAAAATATTAACGTAACGtttgatgaaataaaagaagcTGATTATGTACAGAAAGTATATAACAACAAAATTgataataattttgtagaagATTCCAGTGCTGTTTTACATTCATGCCAACTATGCTGCAAAATATTTTCTGTCcaaaaagattataaaaaccaTATGAAAAAGTGTTCCaatagtaattttcatatatcaAACGTGAAGTTTAATAGTACTAATGATTCTACTGAAACTCTAACAGAAACTGCTCCCATTCAAGATGATAGCACAATTGTATCTCAGAACAGAAACAATTTCTACCCTTGTCAAAATTGCATTAAAGTTTTTCCAAGTGAGAATACATACAAATCACACATGAACCAATGTATTAAAAAGAATAACCTGAGagataaagaaataataagtacaaGAACCAAAGAAAGTGATAATTCAAGGTGCCAATCTCCATATACAGGAAGTGACAAGCTTAATGATGTTTCTGGTACAACAGAAATCATTGAAGAACCTATGACAAAACAACCCAAGTATGATATCTCCATTTATGATTATGATGAAGTAGATTCAGAAGATGACACTCCTAAGGTAACTAAAGACACCAAGTGTAAATTCTGCGATTTTATAGCCGAAACTCCAATGGAgcttttaaaacataaaagagaaTTTCACACAGCAACAAGATATATACTACCAGTACATGAAATTCGAAAGTATTTTGATTATCCTGACAGATCATTTTGCCCTATATGCGAACAGCCAGTGAAAACAAAAAACTTCAGATCCATTTTTATTAGACATTTACTAATTCATGCTCCTGGATTGTCTTTCCAATGTAGAATCTGCAAGAAAAGATTCAGAAGGCTTGACCATATGAAGGCCCATGAAAAAAGGCATGTACTCACTTATGCTGAACTTCAAGCTCTTCAAGAGAATGTAAATAATGATAAACCAACTGAAGATATAATGATATCTGAATAA